Proteins co-encoded in one Sulfuricaulis limicola genomic window:
- a CDS encoding ABC transporter permease: MWAGSRERIREMVRKEYLQLFRDPRLWRIMFIAPLIQLIVFGYAVSTDVHDTSTFVVDHSNSRASRELVDAFTASGYFRVVGGSRRPADLVRMLDAGDARVGIEIPADFSARLHDGAGAVVQIVFDGTDSNTATVAQGYAERIVQNYAARLSGDVRLAIELRERAWFNPNLVSRDYNVPAVAGAIVFLMCLLLTALAVVREREIGTLEQLMVSPLAAYELIAGKTIPFALIGLADVFLVTGAAVLWFEVPFMGSFSLLLLASLLYILSSLGIGLLISITSRTQQDAFLTTFLIFMPAILLSGFMFPVSSMPEIFQWLTLVNPMRHYLEIVRSIFLKGSDISALWQQFLALLVLGVVMLGIAASRFRKTVA; the protein is encoded by the coding sequence ATGTGGGCCGGCAGCCGCGAGCGGATCCGCGAAATGGTGCGCAAGGAGTACCTGCAGCTGTTCCGCGATCCGCGCCTGTGGCGCATCATGTTCATCGCGCCGCTGATACAGCTGATCGTGTTCGGTTATGCGGTGTCCACGGACGTCCACGATACCTCGACCTTCGTCGTGGATCACAGCAACAGCCGGGCATCACGCGAGCTGGTGGATGCCTTCACCGCCTCCGGCTATTTCCGTGTCGTGGGCGGTTCGCGGCGCCCGGCCGACCTGGTGCGCATGCTCGACGCCGGCGATGCGCGCGTCGGCATCGAGATACCGGCGGATTTCTCCGCGCGCCTGCATGATGGTGCCGGCGCCGTGGTCCAGATCGTGTTCGACGGTACCGACTCCAACACCGCGACGGTGGCGCAGGGTTACGCGGAACGCATCGTGCAGAATTACGCCGCGCGCCTGAGCGGCGACGTCCGGCTGGCCATCGAGTTGCGCGAGCGCGCCTGGTTCAATCCCAATCTTGTCAGTCGTGATTACAATGTTCCGGCGGTCGCGGGCGCGATCGTCTTTCTCATGTGCCTGCTGTTGACGGCGCTGGCCGTGGTGCGCGAGCGCGAGATCGGCACGCTCGAGCAGCTCATGGTCAGCCCGCTGGCCGCCTACGAGCTGATCGCCGGCAAGACGATTCCCTTCGCCCTGATCGGCCTGGCCGACGTATTTCTGGTGACGGGCGCGGCGGTGCTCTGGTTCGAGGTGCCGTTCATGGGGAGTTTCTCGCTGTTGCTGCTGGCGAGCCTGCTGTACATCCTGTCCAGCCTCGGCATCGGATTGCTCATCTCCATCACCTCCCGGACCCAGCAGGATGCGTTCCTGACGACGTTCCTGATTTTCATGCCGGCGATCCTGCTCTCCGGGTTCATGTTTCCGGTCAGCAGCATGCCGGAGATATTCCAGTGGCTGACGCTCGTCAATCCCATGCGCCATTACCTCGAGATCGTGCGCAGCATTTTCCTCAAGGGTTCGGACATTTCCGCGCTGTGGCAGCAGTTCCTGGCCCTGCTGGTGCTCGGCGTGGTGATGCTGGGAATTGCCGCCAGCCGCTTCCGCAAGACCGTGGCATAG
- a CDS encoding ABC transporter ATP-binding protein translates to MNAAAPAIVVRDLDRRFGEVRAIEGVGFEVAPGELFGVVGPDGAGKTTLLRMLAGVLKPDAGDARLHGVSVVNDPETVKHEIAYMPQRFGLYTDLTVMENLEFYADLYGVPAAERRKRRERLFQFSNLGPFKDRLAGALSGGMRQKLALSCALIHMPKILLLDEPTFGVDPISRRDLWLIVHEMVEEGVTAVVSTAYLDEAERFDRVALLHRGRLLALDAPARLQATLAGEMLVVEVESARAARELLAGLPSVRKATLFGDKLHVLTDSASAAAPEIERVLRDAGLVVHGIRRAEASLEDVFIERMTEDA, encoded by the coding sequence GTGAATGCTGCCGCGCCCGCCATCGTGGTGCGGGATCTCGACCGTCGTTTCGGCGAGGTGCGCGCCATCGAGGGCGTCGGCTTCGAGGTGGCGCCTGGAGAACTGTTCGGCGTTGTCGGCCCGGACGGCGCCGGCAAGACCACGCTGCTGCGCATGCTGGCGGGCGTGCTGAAGCCGGACGCGGGCGACGCCCGGCTCCACGGTGTGAGCGTGGTCAACGATCCCGAAACGGTCAAGCACGAGATCGCCTACATGCCGCAGCGATTCGGGCTCTATACCGATCTCACGGTAATGGAGAATCTGGAGTTTTATGCCGATCTCTACGGCGTGCCGGCGGCAGAGCGGCGTAAACGCCGGGAACGGCTGTTCCAGTTTTCCAATCTCGGTCCGTTCAAGGACCGGCTCGCGGGCGCGCTGTCGGGCGGCATGCGCCAGAAGCTCGCGCTCTCCTGCGCGCTCATCCACATGCCGAAAATCCTGCTGCTCGACGAACCGACTTTCGGCGTCGACCCGATTTCGCGCCGCGACCTGTGGCTGATCGTACACGAGATGGTGGAGGAGGGCGTCACTGCCGTGGTTTCCACCGCCTATCTCGACGAGGCCGAGCGTTTCGACCGGGTGGCGCTGCTGCACCGCGGCCGGCTGCTGGCGCTGGACGCGCCCGCGCGGCTGCAGGCGACGCTCGCCGGCGAGATGCTGGTGGTCGAGGTCGAATCCGCGCGCGCCGCGCGCGAACTGCTGGCCGGGCTCCCGAGCGTGCGCAAAGCGACACTGTTCGGCGACAAGCTGCATGTGCTGACGGACTCGGCCAGCGCGGCCGCGCCGGAAATCGAACGCGTCCTGCGCGATGCCGGTCTCGTCGTGCACGGCATTCGCCGCGCCGAGGCCTCGCTCGAAGATGTTTTCATCGAGCGCATGACGGAGGACGCATGA
- a CDS encoding TetR/AcrR family transcriptional regulator, whose translation MASTAAKPKNRTAPRRRPGRPRGETHTESIRAALIKAARELFAQRDFKAASVREIAAAARVNPAMIHYHFGDKDGLYRAMLQETMGPVLQKVQELMNHASGRPASSIHDALEAVMTMLAHEPWVARLIVREVLAEEGPFRELFIREFAAKGGGRVPQLLEREMTHGRIRKDLDPTLGALSFMSMALFPFIALPVMEKVFGIRMTDAFTQRLIDHSTRLFYEGAGARPRRAEKKAR comes from the coding sequence ATGGCCAGCACCGCGGCAAAACCGAAAAACAGGACAGCGCCACGCCGGCGCCCCGGGCGCCCACGCGGAGAGACTCATACCGAATCGATTCGCGCCGCGTTAATCAAGGCGGCGCGCGAGCTTTTTGCCCAACGCGATTTCAAGGCCGCCTCGGTGCGCGAGATCGCGGCCGCGGCGCGCGTGAACCCGGCCATGATCCATTATCATTTCGGCGACAAGGACGGGCTCTATCGGGCCATGCTGCAGGAAACCATGGGCCCGGTGCTGCAAAAGGTGCAGGAACTCATGAATCACGCCAGCGGCCGCCCGGCGAGTTCGATTCACGACGCGCTGGAGGCGGTGATGACCATGCTGGCGCACGAACCGTGGGTGGCGCGACTGATCGTGCGCGAGGTGCTGGCCGAGGAGGGGCCGTTCCGCGAGCTGTTCATCCGCGAATTCGCCGCCAAGGGCGGCGGGCGCGTGCCGCAGTTGCTGGAGCGGGAAATGACGCACGGCCGGATACGCAAGGATCTGGATCCCACGCTGGGTGCGCTGTCGTTCATGAGCATGGCGCTGTTCCCGTTCATCGCGCTGCCGGTGATGGAGAAGGTATTCGGCATCCGCATGACGGATGCCTTCACGCAACGTCTCATCGATCACAGCACGCGGCTGTTCTACGAGGGCGCCGGAGCGCGCCCGCGTCGCGCGGAAAAGAAAGCGAGGTGA
- a CDS encoding type II toxin-antitoxin system RatA family toxin has protein sequence MTAIHRSAIVPYSAHEMFELVADIPSYPKFLPWCGGARIISAQGDEVVAAIDIAYSGVHRTFSTRNLLQRDKMMEIRLLEGPFSFLQGFWQFKALDEHSSKISLDLEFEVANRIVSLALTPVFSNIANQLVDRFHRRAVELHGSEA, from the coding sequence ATGACCGCCATCCACCGTTCGGCCATCGTGCCTTACAGCGCACACGAGATGTTCGAACTGGTGGCGGATATTCCGTCCTATCCGAAATTTCTGCCGTGGTGCGGGGGCGCGCGCATCATTTCGGCGCAGGGGGACGAGGTGGTTGCCGCCATCGACATCGCCTACAGCGGCGTGCACCGGACGTTTTCCACGCGCAACCTGCTGCAACGCGACAAGATGATGGAGATCCGACTGCTCGAAGGCCCGTTCAGTTTTCTCCAGGGATTCTGGCAGTTCAAGGCCCTGGACGAGCATTCCAGCAAGATCTCCCTCGATCTGGAATTCGAGGTCGCGAACCGGATCGTGAGTCTTGCGCTCACGCCGGTGTTTTCCAATATCGCAAACCAGCTGGTCGACCGCTTTCACCGGCGCGCTGTCGAGCTGCACGGAAGCGAGGCGTGA
- the smpB gene encoding SsrA-binding protein SmpB: protein MSKKKDDTPNPVIAQNRKAWHDYFIEDKYEAGLALQGWEVKCLRAGRAQLKEGYVVIDNGEAFLVGAHFSPLTSTSTHIKANPVRSRKLLLHRLELNKLIGATERKGYTLIPLRLYWKRGNAKLEVGLARGKQAHDKRADIKKRESDLEMRRALKNR, encoded by the coding sequence ATGAGCAAAAAGAAAGACGATACGCCCAATCCCGTCATCGCCCAGAACCGCAAGGCCTGGCATGATTATTTCATCGAGGACAAGTACGAGGCCGGGCTCGCGCTGCAGGGCTGGGAGGTCAAATGCCTGCGCGCCGGTCGCGCGCAGCTGAAAGAAGGCTACGTGGTCATTGATAACGGCGAGGCCTTTCTGGTCGGCGCGCATTTCTCGCCGCTGACGTCCACCTCCACCCACATCAAGGCGAATCCCGTGCGTTCGCGCAAACTGCTGCTGCACCGCCTGGAGCTGAACAAGCTGATCGGCGCCACCGAACGCAAGGGCTACACCCTCATCCCGCTGCGGCTCTACTGGAAACGCGGCAATGCGAAACTCGAAGTCGGTCTCGCCCGCGGCAAACAGGCGCACGACAAGCGCGCCGACATCAAGAAGCGCGAATCCGACCTGGAAATGCGGCGCGCGCTCAAAAACCGCTGA
- a CDS encoding ABC transporter ATP-binding protein, with protein sequence MSKDSIAVTASELTRVFDRFVAVDHVSFDVRTGEIFGFLGPNGAGKTTTIKMLTGLLAPSSGQGTVAGFDVATAPEEIKRRIGYMSQLFSLYADLTVEENIAFFSGLYQVPRAKRDQRRDWVLETAGLTDQRKRLTGELPLGIKQRLALGCAVLHEPPILFLDEPTSGVDPLSRRRFWDLIHALTERGTTVFVSTHYMEEAEYCHRLALMNRGKLIALDTPVRLRNADTEPLFELKTGDSPRAVKLLQRMEGVREAAMYGRAVHVAVTDAERAQREIPARLAAEGIALQGMERITPSLEDVFVFQVRAAGGAPVD encoded by the coding sequence ATGAGCAAAGACTCCATCGCCGTGACCGCGAGCGAACTGACACGCGTGTTCGACCGATTCGTCGCCGTCGATCATGTCTCGTTTGATGTGCGTACCGGCGAGATCTTCGGCTTCCTCGGCCCCAACGGCGCCGGCAAGACTACTACCATCAAGATGCTGACCGGGCTGCTGGCGCCGTCATCGGGGCAGGGAACGGTGGCGGGATTCGACGTCGCCACGGCGCCCGAGGAGATCAAGCGGCGCATCGGCTACATGTCGCAGCTGTTCTCGCTATACGCCGACCTGACGGTGGAGGAGAACATCGCGTTCTTCTCCGGCCTGTATCAGGTGCCGCGTGCAAAGCGCGATCAACGTCGCGACTGGGTGCTGGAAACGGCCGGCCTCACCGATCAGCGCAAACGCCTGACCGGCGAGCTGCCGCTTGGCATCAAGCAGCGCCTGGCGCTGGGTTGCGCGGTGCTGCACGAGCCGCCGATCCTGTTCCTCGACGAGCCGACCTCGGGTGTCGATCCGCTTTCACGACGGCGTTTCTGGGACCTGATCCACGCGCTCACCGAGCGCGGCACCACGGTCTTCGTCAGCACGCACTACATGGAAGAGGCGGAGTACTGCCATCGCCTCGCGCTCATGAATCGCGGCAAGCTGATCGCGCTGGATACGCCGGTGCGGTTGCGCAACGCCGACACCGAACCGCTGTTCGAGCTGAAGACCGGCGACAGCCCGCGCGCCGTGAAACTGCTGCAACGGATGGAAGGCGTGCGCGAGGCGGCGATGTACGGGCGCGCGGTGCACGTGGCCGTGACCGACGCCGAACGCGCGCAGCGCGAGATCCCGGCGCGGCTCGCGGCCGAGGGCATCGCCTTGCAGGGCATGGAGCGGATCACGCCGTCGCTGGAGGATGTTTTCGTGTTCCAGGTGCGGGCGGCGGGTGGCGCGCCGGTGGATTAA
- a CDS encoding ABC transporter permease: MAMARKEAIQLRRDTRSLILAFLLPVILLIIFGYAISWDVRNIKTAVLDQDQSAQSRELLEAFRSSGYFTFQRQLRSASEIAPLLDGVSVQLVLVIPPDFSSHLNAGQSAELQAIVDGSDANTATIILNYARAIVQTYSLNVQLQGKQVTLPLRAETRVWFNEELVSRNMIVPGLVAMIMMIVSAMLTATTIAREWERGTMEQLAATPVSRVEVILGKMLPYVAIGLIDMVLISLLGMFLFGVPFRGNPALFIVLSFFFLVGALGLGIVFSVLGRSQLLATQVAMLATFLPAVLLSGFMYAITVMPKALQLVTYLVPARYFLVVTRGIFLKGVGVEVLYVQGLLMVLFAAIGLFLAVRVFKKELV; encoded by the coding sequence ATGGCCATGGCCCGCAAGGAGGCGATCCAGCTGCGACGCGACACGCGCAGCCTGATTCTGGCATTTTTGCTGCCGGTGATACTGCTGATCATCTTCGGCTACGCCATCAGCTGGGATGTCAGGAACATCAAGACCGCGGTGCTGGATCAGGATCAATCGGCGCAGAGCCGCGAATTACTGGAGGCCTTCCGTTCTTCAGGTTATTTCACGTTCCAGCGGCAGCTCAGAAGCGCCTCCGAGATCGCGCCGCTGCTCGACGGGGTTTCGGTGCAGCTGGTGCTGGTGATCCCGCCTGATTTTTCTTCGCATCTCAACGCCGGGCAATCCGCGGAACTGCAGGCGATCGTCGACGGCAGCGACGCCAATACCGCGACCATCATCCTCAATTATGCACGTGCCATCGTGCAGACCTATTCGCTCAATGTTCAGTTGCAGGGCAAACAGGTCACGCTGCCGCTGCGTGCCGAGACCCGTGTCTGGTTCAACGAGGAACTGGTGTCACGCAACATGATCGTCCCCGGACTGGTGGCCATGATCATGATGATCGTGTCGGCGATGCTGACGGCGACGACCATTGCGCGTGAATGGGAGCGCGGCACCATGGAACAGCTGGCGGCGACGCCGGTGTCGCGCGTCGAGGTGATTCTGGGCAAGATGCTGCCGTACGTCGCCATCGGGCTGATCGACATGGTGCTGATATCGCTGCTTGGCATGTTCCTGTTCGGCGTGCCGTTTCGCGGCAATCCGGCGCTGTTCATAGTGCTGTCGTTTTTCTTCCTGGTCGGTGCACTCGGGCTCGGCATCGTGTTCTCGGTGCTGGGGCGCTCGCAGTTGCTGGCCACCCAGGTGGCGATGCTGGCGACCTTCCTGCCGGCCGTGCTGCTGTCCGGGTTCATGTATGCGATCACGGTGATGCCGAAGGCTTTGCAACTCGTCACTTACCTGGTCCCGGCGCGCTATTTCCTGGTGGTGACGCGCGGAATATTCCTGAAGGGGGTGGGGGTCGAAGTGCTGTACGTCCAGGGCCTGCTCATGGTCCTGTTCGCCGCGATCGGACTGTTCCTCGCCGTGCGCGTGTTCAAAAAGGAGCTCGTCTGA
- a CDS encoding TolC family protein, giving the protein MAAAVMAALLASMGAGAEEASSTLTLPGAIRQALDFNPQQVSQRLEVAKSENELRAARGAKLPSVDLTASATRYGYPTFVHSIRELGTFPPLDDTIYDYGVALKLPLYTGGKLSQGVVLADLTREISLERERLGVQELSYNVSTVYLKIEQLAALGQAYDARIESLDSQEQRIALLRRVGRAAKLDYLKVHGQLTKARHDRLQIENRRQEARSLLYQLMGRERPAQETPLARYEAAPAPARNLEEVKQQAFAQHPELRIAEQQSNAGAAQEAIARGERYPALSLVGGYGERRGGDTSQFYEDWAVGLQFSVPLLDGGVRRARVDEAVLAREQARQGMEQARLEVAKQVQDAWDAQAEAESRLQVTGTSIEEATEALAIEKLKVEQGVGVITDLLNAESALLTAQADRLQAQFDLIVARLGLLRATGTLDPERVAALLKPQSNSVEEHEKP; this is encoded by the coding sequence ATGGCTGCTGCCGTCATGGCCGCGCTGCTGGCCAGCATGGGCGCAGGAGCAGAGGAAGCCAGCTCAACACTGACCCTGCCCGGGGCCATCCGCCAGGCGCTCGACTTCAATCCGCAACAGGTGTCGCAGCGTCTGGAGGTAGCGAAATCGGAGAACGAGCTGCGCGCCGCGCGCGGCGCGAAACTGCCGTCAGTTGATCTGACTGCCTCGGCCACGCGTTACGGCTATCCCACGTTCGTGCATTCCATCCGCGAGCTGGGCACGTTCCCGCCGCTCGACGATACCATCTACGACTACGGCGTGGCACTCAAGCTGCCGCTGTACACCGGCGGCAAGCTGTCGCAGGGCGTGGTGCTGGCCGATCTCACCCGAGAGATTTCGCTGGAACGCGAGCGCCTGGGCGTGCAGGAGCTGAGCTACAACGTCAGCACCGTGTACCTGAAGATCGAGCAGCTGGCGGCGCTCGGGCAGGCCTATGACGCGCGCATCGAATCGCTCGACTCGCAGGAACAGCGCATCGCGTTGTTGCGCCGCGTCGGGCGTGCCGCCAAGCTCGATTACCTCAAGGTCCACGGCCAGTTGACCAAGGCACGCCACGATCGTTTACAGATCGAAAATCGCCGCCAGGAGGCGCGCAGCCTGCTGTATCAGCTCATGGGCCGGGAGCGGCCGGCGCAGGAAACCCCGCTCGCGCGTTACGAAGCCGCGCCGGCGCCGGCCCGGAACCTCGAAGAGGTGAAGCAGCAGGCTTTCGCGCAGCATCCCGAGCTGCGCATCGCCGAGCAGCAGAGCAATGCCGGCGCCGCGCAGGAGGCCATCGCGCGCGGCGAGCGCTACCCGGCGCTGTCGCTGGTGGGCGGTTACGGCGAGCGCCGCGGCGGCGATACCAGCCAGTTCTACGAGGACTGGGCCGTCGGTCTGCAATTCTCGGTGCCGCTGCTGGATGGCGGCGTGCGCCGCGCGCGTGTGGACGAAGCGGTGCTGGCGCGCGAACAGGCGCGCCAGGGTATGGAACAGGCGCGGCTCGAGGTGGCGAAACAGGTGCAGGACGCGTGGGACGCGCAGGCCGAGGCCGAATCGCGCCTGCAAGTGACCGGCACCAGCATCGAGGAGGCCACCGAAGCGCTCGCCATCGAGAAACTCAAGGTCGAGCAGGGCGTGGGCGTGATCACCGACCTGCTCAACGCCGAAAGCGCGCTGCTCACGGCGCAGGCCGACCGCTTGCAGGCGCAGTTCGACCTGATCGTCGCGCGGCTGGGTCTGTTGCGTGCCACCGGCACGCTCGATCCCGAACGAGTCGCGGCGTTGCTGAAGCCGCAGTCCAATTCTGTCGAGGAGCATGAAAAACCATGA
- a CDS encoding sodium-dependent transporter — MITTQKHPARRNPLRSGRKNVHERWSSRGIFVLAAGGAAIGFNNFWQFPYLAVEHGGGAFLIVYLLSVLLIGLPLLMAEFALGRSGRASPIGAFRFLTQRARANPLWKVVGWMGVLSVFLILSYLSVIAGWVIAYMLRAAFGVYVGLTADGMSAQFAQMVMDPERQLFWHTLFMTITMLIAARGVRHGLEMVVRYAVPLLLVVLLALTAYVATTDAFAHAASVFFLPDFSKLTGMSVLAAVSHAFFSLGLGAGAMLMYGAYLGADAPIPRLSFYVVGVDTLTSVAVSLVVLSILFAGNVELSSGPSLVFQSLPLAFDHIPYGRILIVVLFGLLLVAALTSAISLAEPVMVWLSEQFGMSLQRSAILCGISAWSLGVITILSFHDWAFSFQLFGVVKKLGFFDVMQVLTAHVLLPVSGILIALFTGWALKPEMMREALPLRQAWLYHTWLWLLRIVIPALLLIVLFNLPELFA, encoded by the coding sequence ATGATCACAACGCAAAAACACCCCGCGCGCCGCAACCCCCTGCGTTCCGGCAGGAAGAACGTGCACGAGCGCTGGTCCTCGCGGGGAATTTTCGTGCTGGCGGCGGGCGGCGCCGCCATCGGCTTCAACAACTTCTGGCAGTTCCCTTACCTGGCCGTGGAGCATGGCGGCGGTGCGTTTCTGATTGTCTATCTCCTGAGCGTGCTCCTGATCGGCCTGCCGCTGCTGATGGCGGAGTTCGCCCTGGGGCGCAGCGGACGCGCCTCGCCGATCGGCGCCTTCCGCTTCCTGACCCAGCGCGCCCGCGCCAACCCGTTGTGGAAAGTGGTGGGGTGGATGGGCGTGCTCAGCGTGTTTCTGATCCTGTCGTATCTCAGCGTCATCGCCGGTTGGGTCATCGCCTACATGCTGCGCGCGGCCTTCGGCGTTTACGTTGGCCTGACGGCCGATGGCATGAGCGCCCAGTTCGCGCAGATGGTGATGGATCCCGAGCGGCAGCTTTTCTGGCACACGCTGTTCATGACCATCACCATGCTCATCGCCGCCCGTGGCGTGCGCCATGGACTGGAGATGGTGGTGCGCTATGCCGTGCCGCTGCTGCTCGTGGTGCTGCTGGCGCTGACGGCCTACGTCGCCACGACCGACGCCTTCGCGCATGCCGCCTCGGTGTTCTTCCTGCCGGATTTCAGCAAGCTCACCGGCATGAGCGTGCTCGCGGCCGTGAGCCATGCCTTTTTCAGCCTGGGACTGGGCGCGGGCGCGATGTTGATGTACGGCGCCTACCTCGGGGCCGATGCGCCCATCCCGCGGCTTTCATTCTACGTGGTGGGCGTGGACACGCTCACCAGCGTGGCCGTCAGCCTGGTGGTGTTGTCGATCCTGTTCGCCGGCAACGTGGAGCTGTCGTCCGGTCCCAGCCTGGTGTTCCAGTCGCTGCCGCTGGCTTTCGACCACATACCTTACGGGCGCATCCTGATCGTCGTGTTATTCGGGCTGCTGCTGGTTGCGGCCCTGACTTCGGCGATTTCGCTGGCCGAGCCGGTCATGGTGTGGTTGAGCGAGCAATTCGGCATGAGCCTGCAGCGCTCGGCGATCTTGTGCGGCATCAGCGCCTGGTCCCTGGGCGTGATCACCATTCTGTCGTTCCATGACTGGGCGTTTTCCTTCCAGCTGTTCGGCGTGGTCAAGAAGCTGGGCTTCTTCGACGTGATGCAGGTGCTGACCGCGCACGTGCTGCTGCCGGTGTCGGGCATCCTTATCGCGCTTTTCACCGGCTGGGCGCTGAAGCCGGAGATGATGCGCGAGGCCCTGCCCTTGCGACAGGCCTGGCTTTATCACACCTGGCTGTGGCTGCTGCGTATCGTCATTCCGGCGTTGCTGCTGATCGTGCTGTTCAATCTTCCCGAACTGTTCGCATGA
- a CDS encoding HlyD family secretion protein: protein MKKPRIRIRILIVGLVVATGLAVYFVPRLLNNRDNGMLASGTVEATEAQLGFQASGRIESIGVQEGDKVKQGQVLAQLDTRETGARLAQARAQIAATELRLHDAQRDLGRSRELLAGGAIGQEAYDKAQLAYRVAQSDNTQARASAQAIEAVLANMIIHASFDGVVTVRHREPGEIVAPGVPVLTVMNPDDRWVRIYIPEYRIGAVHRGQKAAIQTDTYRDKRYGGEVIYIASEAEFTPKNVQTAEERVKLVYAVKVRVTDDPGFELKPGMPADVTLETAAP from the coding sequence ATGAAGAAACCTCGCATACGCATTCGCATCCTGATCGTAGGGCTGGTGGTGGCGACCGGCCTCGCCGTTTATTTCGTCCCGCGCCTGCTCAACAACCGCGACAACGGCATGCTGGCCTCCGGCACGGTCGAGGCGACCGAGGCGCAGCTCGGATTCCAGGCATCCGGGCGCATCGAGTCCATCGGCGTGCAGGAAGGCGACAAAGTCAAACAGGGTCAGGTGCTGGCGCAGCTCGACACGCGCGAAACCGGGGCGCGGCTGGCGCAGGCCAGGGCGCAGATCGCCGCCACCGAATTGCGCCTGCATGATGCCCAGCGCGATCTCGGAAGGAGCCGCGAACTGCTCGCGGGCGGCGCCATCGGGCAGGAGGCCTACGACAAGGCGCAGCTCGCGTACCGGGTGGCGCAGAGCGACAACACGCAGGCGCGCGCGAGCGCGCAGGCGATCGAGGCCGTACTCGCCAACATGATCATCCATGCCAGTTTCGACGGTGTCGTGACCGTGCGTCATCGCGAGCCGGGCGAGATCGTGGCGCCGGGCGTGCCGGTGCTGACCGTCATGAACCCGGATGATCGCTGGGTGCGCATTTACATTCCGGAGTATCGCATCGGCGCGGTGCACCGCGGGCAGAAGGCCGCCATCCAGACCGATACGTATCGCGACAAGCGTTATGGCGGCGAAGTCATCTACATCGCCTCCGAGGCCGAGTTCACGCCCAAGAACGTCCAGACCGCCGAGGAGCGCGTGAAGCTGGTGTACGCCGTGAAGGTGCGCGTGACCGACGATCCCGGCTTCGAGCTCAAGCCCGGCATGCCGGCAGACGTGACACTGGAGACGGCGGCGCCGTGA